DNA sequence from the Malus domestica chromosome 11, GDT2T_hap1 genome:
GAGAAAAAAGGGAGAAAAGATACATAATAAGGGTCAAATTTAGGATTACTCAACAATTTTGCTTACAACTtacaagaaaaactaatgataGAAAATCGACAAAAAATTATCCAACTCTTCCAAGATAGAGAATCAAGTCCTTGCAAAGTTGCAAGCCTCCATTCTTCCAAGGTAGAATTATCGGTTACAACCTTCCACGCATGCCCTCATGTTTCTTCCAAGGCCGAATTAGTCCCTTTCAAGCATGCCCTCATGATCACCACAAGCTTTGCGCAGGCATCCAGGCATATTTGCATTCCCTACTTGCAAAAACTATGTTAGTATTGTAGCCGCATCCATCTTTGTCAAACCGTAGCAGATATATGTTACCCCTCAGATTGGCCTATTGAAATGACCTTCCTACGGATTTTAGTGTATTCCGAAAATATTAGTGAATCAAGTGTCAAGAAGTTGTGTGAAATCGACCTAGAAAACATACTTTGACATTATAACCACCTCGTTGACTTTAAATGAAAGAGTTTTATCAACTAAAAGTATTGAAACTGACATGTAGCATGCAACAGCCAACCAAACAAGATCTTAAAGATGAACTTGCATGCATGCTTAATGCTATTTTTTACCATTCTCCCAGCTAGAAATAACGATCAGAAGTTCTTTGATCAAACAACATATGATACAATACAACAAAGAATAAATCAGCTATCTGTCGTACCTCATTAACTTTTGGGGTTGACCATTCCCCAGTAATAGTTAGTTGAGTGACCTCGTAGCGAGAAGGTATACAAGTCAGCATTAAGCTTCCATCTTGGTAGCTTTCCTCCTCCAAAATAGGATCGATAACAAGGTTCTTTCCGAGACAAGACTGaaccaaaaacagaaaaaccaTAAGTGACGAAAATCGAAGTGGACGGAAACAACTTTGATATGGACGTCACTACAACGCACTTCATTAGTAAATCTAAAGACAAACCTATGAACTTCCATAAATTTGTGCTACATGACAGCTGATAGCACAGCATACTATTTACAGCCTCTGTGCCATAAACATTTTAGTggcaaattatttttcttacacGCATGAGTGTAAGAGTCAGTTTAGCAGACTTCAAACCATCTAGTACCAGAAAGAAGAAAACATCTTCCAAGAAACCAAGAAATTAATGTTTAATAAAGCCATGGTATATACTCGCCAGCAATTTAGTATGTTAGATATCTACCAAAGTGACAGATTCATATATTCAGAAACATGTGTACATGCACACACAAGAAATGCCATCTCGATATTTAAGCAGAAAATACCATAAATATAAATCATAAGAATTCTTCTCCAAAATAAATACTTACAGTACTGTACTATATGAATATAAACAAAAGGAGAAAACTTAGCAGTAATCTTGCTATTTAGTGGACTAGCCATAAGAATAGAATAAATACAAAGTGATCATCAGGGATCGAATTTTGTGCTCAGTACTGTGCCACGTGCTCAAGTTTTACAGGTCTCAATTCTTGCATATTCTGTACCGGGCAATTTgtgcataaatatgatgattGCACAATAGTAAATGaaaataacaagaaaaacaaatgtTGAGCAAGGTAAGAGATTCAGTAACAAAATATTTGATCTAAACTTGATTATGAAGAAAAAGTATAGAAGGCCCCATTTATAGGCTAGGTGCATACCACAGAAACCGAAGCAACAAGGTCATACATCATTATCCCGGCATCTGCTAGGGCAAGGCTAGCACATGATATGATTACAGGAAAATCACCTGCAACCAAAATGAAAGAGCTTATAACCATGCACAACGAACTGAATGGCACAAATGAAGACACAACCAAATGATCGGTGGCAGAAATGCACCGATAATATAACAACATAAAAATCATTCTTATATCTCAATTCTGGTCGCAAATGACTTGTCTATAATTCTAATTGCTTATCAATTATACATCTTTATTAACACAATGACATTATCAAACTCATACAAGCAGTCAATTACATGTCAGCTCGTGAGCTAAGTAAGAGGTAATTTCAAACAATTATAATTTTTCCCCAAGCAAAAACCTTAGTGCGCCAAACTTGAGTCCAAGGAATAACAGAAAAGTGACTGTGGACACTGAACACCGCAAGTCATGGCCAGCACCTTTACATTCAAATGGTGAGATTCTTTTATGTAggagaaataaacaaaaaaaaagtacacGCATTCAGAAGTTTACATGTTATATATTGACATACACATAAACATTGAACACAAACATCTACATTGACATAGCAGGAGTATAATCATATTTGTTCCACTTCAAATTCTCTCCTCTGTTATTTCTGTTCATTCCTTTTCTACACATTAATTTGTCCTCAACCTAAACATACAATGGCAGAAAGAACAGAAGTTTAAACGTTAAAAACCAATCGAAAACTTACTGCCTCCAGATTCCAACACCAATGCAAAAACATCCACAGTAGTCTTGGGGAAAGTTTCCAATATTATTGCACCCTCTAAAGCTTTATGAAGCATTGAAGAAAATTCTTTGTGGTCCAACCCCTAGAAAATCAGGAGTTCAAATATTAGTAAAGTGGTTTAAAAAAGAGTGGTTAAAAAGAGGATTAGAAGATACATTAACACAAACTTATTTACCTGTCCACGAACTGGGGTAGCAAAAGTTGTATAGCTGACATCGCAATTTAAGCGTCCTATATCACTGTACATCATTGCCTTCTTACTCTCTCTTGGCCCAAATCTAAACCAACCAAGACAAATGAAATATCACGCATGGTTCATCGTCTCTCTTTGCATTTTAAATCATATGGTGTTGCACTTActctcatgaaaaaaaaaaaagaagtaaaaaCAGTGAACTTATGATAGAAATGTAATTAGTAGAGCTAAAAGCCAGCGAGaatatgaatttataaatcagATACACTCACACAGAAACAATGACCTTGGTATTTCCAAACTCTGCATAAGCTGATCCTGAAGCACAATTTACAGCACCAGTCTTGAAAACTGTAAATTACCAACAAC
Encoded proteins:
- the LOC103447898 gene encoding exosome complex component RRP41-like, which codes for MAGKGGATPSTYAPSPTTQKAKSLIFGNDDVDWVRSDGREFHQCRPAFFKTGAVNCASGSAYAEFGNTKVIVSVFGPRESKKAMMYSDIGRLNCDVSYTTFATPVRGQGLDHKEFSSMLHKALEGAIILETFPKTTVDVFALVLESGGSDFPVIISCASLALADAGIMMYDLVASVSVSCLGKNLVIDPILEEESYQDGSLMLTCIPSRYEVTQLTITGEWSTPKVNEGMQICLDACAKLVVIMRACLKGTNSALEET